The nucleotide window TTTTGAGATGGTGCCTTGTGATCCCATAGAACCTGGACATAGTTTAGCACTAGGTTAAAGCCAGCTGTGGAAGAAGCCCACCAAATGGACCAGAATAAAAGATGTTTGGTCAAGTAGCACTCCTTCAAGTCTTGGCACCACTGCAAAAACACCCTCAGCATCAGGTTTTTATGCTGGAGGCCAGGAGGACAGCTTTCTTGCTGTATTCCCGATTTCGTTGGTGATTCTGAAATGATGCCACCTTCTAGGCTGACAGAACTTCCATGACTAGGTGACTCTTCATCTGGAGATCCTGGAGAACTTTCTTTTGCAGTGGGTTTTTTATGGAAGAACATGCTTCTCTGGGGCATTGgcagaaaaaatgaggaaactaatgccAAGGAGAGACAGACCATGGTTATAACGTTGAGGTAAAAGTAAGTTACGTTTGCCAGGGAGACCAAGAGTTGTCCCAGGACAGAAAAAGCTGTGAAAGCCACTAGTGTGATGCTTCTACAGTAACTTGTTACTTTCTGGTAATGTTCCACATCAACCACACTGTAAATGTAGGAATAATAGGCCACCTCTGTGGCAGTGGCCATCCCATAGAAAAATTCCAGAACCTGCATAGCTAATAATCCTCGGGAAAATACGAGCAGCACCCATGTGATCACATAGCTAACTCCCTGTAAGATGATGACAGGTTTATACCGAAGGTAATCAGTCAGCACAAACACAGGGAAGAGCAGCGCCAAGTAAGAGTAAGTCCAAATTGGAAACATATGATTAGAGACCTgtgagatacagaaaaaaaaaagggatgcaTAACATGACAATGAGGCAACTCAAAGCTTCAAGTACACGAAAGACAGTGAATTAATTATAGCTAGAATTTCTATAGTACCCTCTATGTGGTAGGTACTGTgctgaagtgctttacaaattttatcccATTTGAGATGAATGAAATCAATGAAGACTAGATGGCAGAGCTTGGTCCAGTGtgacatttctcctttgatttagtacattttttatttcttcccatccatgaaaagatgggaaaaaaacaaGATGGAAAATAGCCAGATTTGCAGAGTTGACAGACCCATGTCAATCATTTCCATGGTGTATTCTGCAGTTATCAAAGGAGAATTCTTATTTTTGGAAGATTCTTTCCTGCATTACTTTTATCTTCCTCTGTAATCTACAGAGACCATTATTATCTAGGTCTGGAATGaactccttcctcacttctgcctctttaATTGCCTAggacttctttcaagactcaccttatatttaaaaaccaaacttttcttgacttttctggGTGCTCTCTcccatatattatctcatatatAGTACCTGCTTGGTAGCCACTTCCTTCCCATCCcatgtaattagaaatctgttaccctaaaaaactatgtttcctgggaacccactgacttcctgtccttatgtacttcctgtagacaagaattaatatatattatatattattgttctgGTCtggctctttgcttcctgtcagtgaacatggtggtggtaagcagggattttgaacaggctgattagccatgagCATGTGGTTTTTGTTCTGATTCATTTCTAAGgattattaataaatcccttaatataatatttttatcatttgagattaattttactttttacagACACTCCCTTAGGGTAGAGacgattatttttgtttttgtatttctccCAGAGTCTACCATTACGTCTGCTATACGGTGGGAGTTTGATGAGTGCTTCTTGGACTGGCATTAGTTTAGATTAATTTCTAGCATTTAGAATTTGGTTAAGAAGAGAATGCATTGAGTAAGAGCAGCACTCAGAAACCTACCCTGTAGAAATGCAGCCTTGGCAAGATgctattgtttttgcttttttatatatgtatttcccTATAAAAATGAAGCTTTGTCTTTCTGGTCTGGTTCCTACCAGGGTGGAAACTAATTTGCTAGACTTCTCATTGATGTTGGTTTGCCCTTTCATTAGGGACtgcatatctatccatctatctatctatatatctatctatccatccatccatccatccatccatccatccacaaaCATCTGTCTCATCTACCATTCTCTCtccacacatatgcatatacaaatatattaaacacacacatatgtatatagaaacACAAATCTATGTATATTCCCTTATATACACATGCAGGCAAATATGTATGCATGAAAAGATACAGATACAGATCTATAGCTCCATCTAAGCCTCTAGAGATCTAGTTTGTTTTCTAAATCTATGTAGAATTGtgcccattttttctttctttttaaaaatttttttcttcattgttctcTTTTGCCAGCAAACCAGTCTAGCATAGCAGATAATAAACTAGCTATGGatccagaaagacctgggtttaagcaAACCCTTATTAACTCTGATTATAGGCAAATTAACTAAACTTTCTGTGCTTTAGGCAACTACTTAAATCTCTCAGTTATAGAGAAAGACAAACCATTTTTGGGAGAGggagttttcttttttaggaGAAAGTGCAATCAGAGGTCCTTCCCCTAAGGCCCTTCCACCTACATTTCCCAatgtttcctttccctccctcccagagaaGGAAAGGTGAACAGTTCAGAAGTCATTCAAGGCTTTCCATAGCCATAAGTCTGTCATTTTGGCAATGAAGCTAAAGTAGGGGCTGAAGAAATAgacttttttcatctcttttgggGGCCAGACTTGGTCCTATTATACCTTTGCTGCATCAGTTTTAAGTATTTTGTTCTTTCCACCAACACTgtatgatttattatttatatatttagtgtcCTTGCTGTCTTTAAACTTGTTTGTCTTTTTCTAGTCTCAAGAAACTCTTACAAGCCAATAAAGCAGTGATATCCTCACAGTGTTCTCTAATGTCTAATATATCAGAAATGGcttggtggtatagtggatagagcactagattaAGAataggaagaccagaattcaaatttagcttcagacacctACTACTTATGAGCAACTCagtctctttttgcctcagtttcctcatctataaaatgaggatgataataatagcactcatctCAGAGTTGgtgtaaggaacaaatgagataatacttagctgtgtctgacacatagtaggtgatatATAATGttagttattagtattattaggTTCATCAGGAGGTTAAATTAGCTGATAAAATTTCTCCCATAGATCTAGCCCTCCTGCAAGAATTAGTTCACATCTTAGAACCTCCTCTAGGGTTTAAGCTtgtcaacttggaatctagaaatccccagttatTTAGTTTGGAGATAGAAAGTCCAGGTTTTGACCTTTTCACaggagttttctccctgagggaaggtcctattTAACCTTCTCAGGCTAATAATAGACATCAAAGTAGTCTGAGGTGGAAATAGCTAATCAGATGTTAAGTATCATCTTTTGTCCCAGTgatttctccccctaggctaaagtcctttaCTTTGGTGGCCCAGCCCTGATTTGGGGCTTTCCCTGTGGTATCCAAGATTAAGCTTCAGTCACCTTctagaactcttcattttcctttgttaccattgtaaagtcaatcaactttCCCTCTCACCCTAAGCCCCAGGTTTCACCTAGAAaagtatttaagctccccaactttaatggctctttggGATTGTCATTCTCCAAAGATTggcattcccaggggtcagtgaacAGGGCAACCAAGTTCAATCCTCAACTCTGCACAGCTCTGTGTTGGGGCCTACTAATGCTGAAGCCCTTTTGCCCTGGATTAAAGAGTGATCTTGACTATTTAATAGtcctgtgttttttcccagtcaataAACTGAAGCTCTGAACCCTAAAACCAGAGGTGGAATCCTATCTCAGTCAGTGTGACAGTGGACAACGTCTTTGTGTTTCCCCAGGGGGAGGAGGGTGGAACCAGATGACCTTTAAAATAACTTCTAGTTCTAGAGGCACAATCCTAAGAAAATGGGCACAgcagcatttttctttttcaagtttgcTGCAAACTAAAACTGATGGAGGAGTTAAGGAAGACAAGTTGGAGAAGTCCAAGGATAGTTTCAACTTTTCTTTGCAGCATCCAAAAAATGTTGTAAATACCTAGAGAATCAAAGGCTTCTCCTTATCTTTGCCTGTTTTACAAAACAATAGAAAGGCTGCCAAGGTGTTTTTACATCATAAAGAATGCTTAActatattatcttcttttttttttcttggggaaaatTCCTTGTGTTGGGTTACCAGGTTTAGACAAGTTCTTGCAACCCTGAGGTGGCTTTTGTTTGAGTGGAGTAATGGAATCCAACACTTTTAGGATGAAGCAAAGATTAAATTATCCTGGGGGTTCTCCAACTTGTCTTCCTTTCCAGAACCCCTGATGGCTTAACTCCTGCATAATGAAGGAGGAGCCCTAGAGGTGAGACTTTATTGGGGTGCTTTGGATCC belongs to Monodelphis domestica isolate mMonDom1 chromosome 8, mMonDom1.pri, whole genome shotgun sequence and includes:
- the LOC100021085 gene encoding thiamine transporter 2-like gives rise to the protein MDCSKTKQHSWIFPTVILCIYGFFSMARPSEPFIIPYLIGPEINLTLSQVSNHMFPIWTYSYLALLFPVFVLTDYLRYKPVIILQGVSYVITWVLLVFSRGLLAMQVLEFFYGMATATEVAYYSYIYSVVDVEHYQKVTSYCRSITLVAFTAFSVLGQLLVSLANVTYFYLNVITMVCLSLALVSSFFLPMPQRSMFFHKKPTAKESSPGSPDEESPSHGSSVSLEGGIISESPTKSGIQQESCPPGLQHKNLMLRVFLQWCQDLKECYLTKHLLFWSIWWASSTAGFNLVLNYVQVLWDHKAPSQNSQVYNGAVEAVATFGGALASLAVGYLKINWDLWGELALGIFSVLDAASVLLMRFTSNIWVCYAGFLIFKSGYMLLITIAVFQIAVNLSMERYALVFGVNTFMALVIQTIITFIVVDSKGLSLPVETQFLVYGSYFFVIAGIFIVRSIYIIYSIKCKKEKRATITNLNPSEGKPEKCIESTKL